One window of the Eucalyptus grandis isolate ANBG69807.140 chromosome 8, ASM1654582v1, whole genome shotgun sequence genome contains the following:
- the LOC104415996 gene encoding amino acid permease 4, whose translation MGESAATKNNQNHPHHHHRQVRDMSIEMLLQSASNCFDSFDDDGRLKRTGTLWTASAHIITAVIGSGVLSLAWAIAQLGWIAGPAVMFLFSFVSYYTSFLLSDCYRAGDPVSGKRNYTYMDSVRSILGGAKVKACGFIQYFNLFGIAIGYTIAASISMMAIKRSNCFHESNGENPCHMSSTPYMIMFGITEILLSQIPDFDQIWWLSIVAAVMSFTYSSIGLALGIAQVAANGSFKGSLTGISVGAVTETQKIWRSFQALGDIAFAYSFSVILIEIQDTVRSPPSEAKTMKKATFLSTAVTTTFYMLCGCMGYAAFGDAAPGNLLTGFGFYNPYWLLDIANAAIVIHLVGAYQVYCQPIFAFVEKQAAQRWPDSEFIAREIKIPVPGLGQYNMNLFRLVWRTIFVTLTTVISMLLPFFNDVVGILGALGFWPLTVYFPVEMYIKQKQIPRWSTRWVCLQLLSMACLVISIMAAAGSIAGVMLDLKSYQPFKTSY comes from the exons ATGGGTGAGAGCGCTGCCACCAAGAACAACCAAAaccacccccaccaccaccaccgccaagTTCGTGACATGTCCATTGAAATGCTTCTTCAGAGTGCCTCCAATTGCTTCGACTCCTTTGACGACGATGGCCGCCTCAAACGCACCG GGACGTTATGGACGGCGAGTGCGCACATAATAACAGCTGTGATAGGATCGGGAGTGCTTTCACTGGCATGGGCCATTGCTCAGCTAGGGTGGATTGCTGGCCCAGCTGTGatgttcttattttcctttgtgaGCTACTACacctctttcctcctctctgATTGCTACCGCGCTGGCGACCCCGTCTCCGGCAAGCGTAACTACACTTACATGGACTCTGTTCGCTCGATTCTCG GTGGAGCAAAGGTAAAAGCATGTGgttttattcaatatttcaaCCTATTCGGAATTGCCATCGGCTATACCATTGCAGCATCTATCAGCATGAT GGCGATAAAACGTTCGAATTGCTTCCACGAGAGTAACGGGGAGAACCCGTGCCACATGTCGAGCACTCCGTACATGATCATGTTCGGCATCACAGAGATTCTGCTGTCCCAGATTCCGGATTTCGATCAAATATGGTGGCTTTCTATTGTGGCTGCTGTCATGTCCTTCACTTACTCTTCAATTGGTCTCGCCCTAGGAATTGCCCAAGTTGCAG CTAATGGAAGTTTCAAGGGTAGTCTTACCGGAATAAGCGTTGGAGCTGTGACTGAAACCCAAAAGATATGGAGGAGTTTCCAAGCTCTCGGAGATATTGCCTTTGCATACTCATTTTCTGTCATCCTTATCGAAATTCAG GACACCGTCAGATCCCCACCATCAGAAGCAAAGACCATGAAGAAGGCTACTTTTCTGAGCACGGCGGTGACAACGACTTTCTACATGCTCTGTGGCTGCATGGGCTATGCTGCTTTTGGTGATGCTGCTCCAGGAAATCTTCTGACCGGCTTCGGTTTCTACAACCCATACTGGCTTCTTGATATTGCCAATGCTGCTATTGTGATCCATCTTGTTGGAGCATACCAAGTATACTGCCAGCCGATTTTTGCCTTCGTTGAGAAACAGGCCGCTCAGAGATGGCCTGATAGTGAGTTCATCGCCAGAGAGATAAAGATCCCGGTACCAGGCTTGGGCCAATACAATATGAACCTCTTTAGGCTCGTTTGGAGGACGATTTTCGTGACCTTGACCACCGTGATATCAATGCTACTCCCGTTCTTCAACGATGTCGTGGGGATCCTTGGTGCCTTGGGATTTTGGCCTCTAACGGTCTATTTTCCCGTCGAGATGTACATTAAACAGAAACAAATCCCCAGATGGAGCACCAGATGGGTATGCCTCCAACTGCTGAGCATGGCCTGTCTTGTGATATCAATCATGGCAGCAGCGGGCTCGATCGCAGGAGTTATGCTCGACCTTAAGAGTTATCAGCCATTCAAGACGAGCTACTAA